A DNA window from Cobetia marina contains the following coding sequences:
- a CDS encoding cytochrome ubiquinol oxidase subunit I, producing MISDTVVELSRFQFGMTALYHFLFVPLTIGMAFLLAIMESLYVMTGKQVYQDMTKFWGKLFGINFALGVATGLTMEFQFGTNWAYYSHYVGDIFGAPLAIEGLVAFFLESTFVGLFFFGWDRLSKRQHLMVTWLVAFGSNFSALWILIANGWMQNPVGAAFNFETMRMELTSFADVIFNPVAQAKFVHTVSAGYVTGAMFVLGISAFYLLKGRDLGFAKRSFAIAAAFGLFSVASVIVLGDESGYEVGDVQKAKMAAIEAMWETEPAPASFTLIGLPNEETQHTDYGIHIPYVMGLIGTRSLDTEIPGIKELTEEHRGRIVNGMQAYDLLQQLREGQDDIATRKAFDAVKQDLGYGMLLKRYVETPSDATPEMIDKAAADSIPPVAPMFFSFRIMVACGMAMLAIFIVAVWMSAKHRFDVRPFLWICLLSIPLPFIAVETGWFVAEFGRQPWAVGEILPTFMAASSLDESDLWWSIGGFLAFYSLFFVIEMWLMFHFARKGPSSLHTGRYHFERGALRDDEGMSLNPSLSFKE from the coding sequence ATGATCTCCGATACCGTAGTGGAGCTGTCGCGGTTCCAGTTTGGCATGACCGCGCTCTATCACTTCCTGTTCGTCCCGTTGACCATCGGCATGGCCTTCCTGCTGGCCATCATGGAATCCCTGTATGTGATGACCGGCAAGCAGGTCTACCAGGACATGACCAAGTTCTGGGGCAAGCTGTTCGGCATCAACTTCGCGCTCGGTGTCGCCACCGGCCTGACGATGGAGTTCCAGTTCGGCACCAACTGGGCCTATTACTCGCATTACGTCGGCGACATCTTCGGTGCGCCGCTGGCCATCGAGGGCCTGGTGGCCTTCTTCCTCGAATCCACCTTCGTCGGGCTGTTCTTCTTCGGCTGGGACCGCCTGAGCAAGCGTCAGCACCTGATGGTGACCTGGCTTGTCGCCTTCGGCTCCAACTTCTCGGCGCTGTGGATCCTGATCGCCAATGGCTGGATGCAGAATCCGGTCGGGGCGGCCTTCAACTTCGAGACCATGCGCATGGAGCTGACCAGCTTCGCGGATGTCATCTTCAATCCGGTCGCCCAGGCCAAGTTCGTGCATACCGTGTCGGCAGGCTACGTGACCGGCGCCATGTTCGTGCTCGGTATCAGCGCCTTCTACCTGCTCAAGGGGCGGGATCTGGGCTTCGCCAAGCGCAGCTTCGCCATCGCCGCGGCCTTCGGACTGTTCTCGGTGGCCTCGGTCATCGTGCTGGGCGATGAGTCCGGTTATGAGGTGGGCGACGTGCAGAAGGCCAAGATGGCCGCCATCGAGGCGATGTGGGAGACCGAGCCGGCGCCAGCGTCCTTCACGCTGATCGGTCTGCCCAACGAGGAGACCCAGCACACCGATTACGGCATCCACATTCCCTATGTGATGGGACTGATCGGTACGCGCTCGCTGGATACCGAGATTCCGGGCATCAAGGAGCTGACCGAGGAGCACCGCGGACGCATTGTCAATGGCATGCAGGCCTATGATCTGCTCCAGCAGCTGCGGGAGGGTCAGGACGATATCGCGACCCGCAAGGCCTTCGATGCCGTCAAGCAGGATCTCGGTTACGGCATGCTGCTCAAGCGCTATGTCGAGACGCCCTCCGATGCCACGCCGGAGATGATCGACAAGGCCGCGGCCGACTCGATCCCCCCGGTGGCGCCGATGTTCTTCTCGTTCCGCATCATGGTCGCCTGTGGCATGGCGATGCTCGCGATCTTCATCGTCGCGGTATGGATGAGTGCCAAGCATCGCTTCGATGTGCGCCCCTTCCTGTGGATCTGCCTGCTGTCGATCCCGCTGCCGTTCATCGCGGTGGAAACCGGCTGGTTCGTGGCCGAATTCGGGCGTCAGCCCTGGGCGGTGGGGGAGATCCTGCCGACCTTCATGGCGGCCTCGAGCCTGGATGAGTCGGATCTGTGGTGGTCCATCGGCGGTTTCCTGGCCTTCTACAGCCTGTTCTTCGTGATCGAGATGTGGCTGATGTTCCACTTCGCGCGCAAGGGACCCTCTTCCCTGCATACCGGCCGCTATCACTTCGAGCGCGGCGCCCTGCGAGACGACGAGGGCATGTCGCTCAATCCTTCGCTGTCATTCAAGGAGTAA
- a CDS encoding lipopolysaccharide kinase InaA family protein, with protein sequence MTSFSRHSLSSASRGPRATAPRGHADYCDPALGNLLDYHGLNRFEALWHVAAQDVDAPNRERGGTSTVSLLTLEDEQGQTHRLYLKRQTNHLGRSLSRPLGEPTFSREWRAIRHYHALGIPSVDAGWYGERRTGKEWRAILITFDLDGRDDLDHWHARWPALDDTRRTQVITASARLVRQIHQAGMMHGCLFPKHLFLSRPQPAAGGTSAMQEQMDAVIIDLEKTRRFVLRRHECQRDLYVLWRRLKAWQAAEWREFLAVYLDCPAQSDEVSRWLNELEARAQRKRR encoded by the coding sequence ATGACCTCCTTTTCCCGCCACTCCCTGTCCAGCGCCTCTCGGGGCCCACGTGCCACGGCGCCCCGTGGCCATGCCGACTACTGTGACCCCGCCCTGGGGAATCTGCTGGATTACCACGGCCTGAACCGGTTCGAGGCCCTGTGGCACGTGGCCGCCCAGGACGTTGATGCCCCTAACCGTGAGCGCGGAGGCACCTCGACGGTCTCGCTGCTCACTCTCGAGGACGAGCAGGGCCAGACACATCGCCTCTACCTCAAGCGCCAGACCAACCATCTGGGCCGCAGCCTGTCACGCCCACTGGGCGAGCCGACCTTCTCGCGCGAGTGGCGTGCCATCCGCCACTATCACGCGCTGGGCATTCCTTCGGTGGATGCCGGCTGGTATGGCGAGCGCCGCACCGGCAAGGAGTGGCGCGCCATCCTGATCACCTTCGATCTCGACGGCCGCGATGATCTGGACCACTGGCATGCACGCTGGCCGGCGCTGGACGATACCCGACGCACGCAAGTCATCACTGCCAGCGCACGTCTCGTGCGACAGATTCATCAGGCCGGCATGATGCACGGCTGCCTGTTCCCCAAGCATCTGTTCCTCAGCCGCCCACAGCCCGCCGCCGGCGGTACCAGCGCCATGCAGGAACAGATGGATGCCGTCATCATCGATCTGGAGAAGACCCGACGCTTCGTGCTGCGCCGTCACGAGTGCCAGCGCGACCTCTACGTGTTGTGGCGCCGCCTCAAGGCCTGGCAGGCAGCGGAGTGGCGAGAGTTTCTGGCCGTCTACCTCGACTGTCCCGCGCAGAGTGACGAGGTCAGTCGATGGCTCAACGAGCTTGAAGCACGTGCCCAGCGCAAGCGTCGCTGA
- a CDS encoding OmpW/AlkL family protein — MKTIKILTATVIAGTMAMGAQSALAYGKGDIFLRGGVAKVDGKSNNGNGLIAKDESGFAGSVGYMFHDNLAVALQSTEAFSTDWKNSDGGFDQMPINLMLQYYPLGGTEARVQPYAGVGLNYTHFSGESAGGQSMDIDDSYGAAAELGVDLNINESWAVNGFARYADVKADTKINGQDVNDTELDPVTVGAGVTYRF; from the coding sequence ATGAAAACCATCAAGATCCTGACTGCTACCGTCATCGCCGGCACCATGGCAATGGGTGCACAATCTGCACTGGCCTACGGCAAGGGCGACATCTTCCTGCGCGGCGGCGTTGCCAAGGTCGACGGCAAGAGCAACAACGGCAATGGCCTGATCGCCAAGGATGAATCCGGTTTCGCCGGCTCCGTGGGCTACATGTTCCACGACAACCTGGCAGTTGCTCTGCAGTCCACTGAAGCATTCAGCACCGACTGGAAAAACAGCGACGGTGGCTTCGATCAGATGCCGATCAACCTGATGCTGCAGTACTACCCGCTGGGCGGTACCGAAGCTCGCGTTCAGCCTTACGCTGGCGTCGGCCTGAACTACACCCACTTCTCCGGTGAGTCTGCCGGTGGCCAGAGCATGGACATCGACGACAGCTACGGCGCTGCTGCCGAGCTGGGTGTTGACCTCAACATCAACGAATCCTGGGCCGTCAATGGCTTCGCTCGTTACGCTGACGTCAAGGCCGACACCAAGATCAACGGCCAGGACGTGAACGACACCGAGCTGGACCCGGTCACCGTCGGTGCCGGTGTCACCTACCGCTTCTAA